The Pseudomonadota bacterium genome segment CCAGGAAATCCCCCATCCGTTGGAAATGATCATAACCGTGACTGTATTTTTCCTGTTTGTGGTGGTCTATCGCTTTATACTTTATCGGCTCCCAATTCTGTATTCGTGGAAAACAGAGCCGGAAAAGTAAGCTGATTCTAACATAGTTCAACCCGAGCACCAGCCCACAGGAGTGCTTTAAAAATACTTCGGGATTGAGAACCGGAAGGCCGGAAAGGAGGATTCTGAATATGTTCAACAACTTTGCTTCTAAAGCAATCGTCCCGGTGGCGCTTTCCCTGACTGGTTTTGTGATTGTCTGCAGCTTCTTTCTGTATTCTGCCATTAAAGAGGATTTTATGAGAAACGCGGTACGGCAGGAGACCAGCCTTGCCGATACCGTCGTTCGTTCAACCCGCTACACCATGATGACGGATGACCGGGAAAGCCTTTGCCAAGTTATTGACAGCATCGGAGCTCAGGAGGGAATCGAGCATCTGCGTATTTTCAATAAAGAGGGGGTTATCATGTTCTCCTCGCAGTCTGGGGAGTTAAATCAAGTCGTCGACAAAACCACAGCCGGATGTATCGAGTGCCACAGCGGTTCCGAACCTAAGGTGCGTTTGGGCTCCATGCAGCTGGCTAGGCACTTCGTCAATGCCAGGAACCACAGTGTGTTGGCCATCACTGCGCCGATATACAACGATGAACACTGCTCCGCGGGTGACTGTCACTTTCACCCCGCCCACCAGAAAGTTCTCGGAACCCTGGACATCGGTCTGTCGACCGATTCAATGGACTCTTGCCTGCTGGCCTTGCGCTGGAAAATGACAGCCTTCTGCTTAATGGTTTTAATATTATCCGTGGGCGGGGTCAGTGCCCTCCTCAAACGAAACCTGCTGCTGCCCATCGACCAGTTGATAGATTATGTGAAAAAGGTTTCCGGAGGAAAGCTGGATAATGATTTCCCCAAGGGGATAAGAGAGATCGAAACCCTTGGACAGATCTATCTTGACATGGCATCAGAAAAAGATCTTGCTGAAACGGAATTGAAAAAAATCAGGAAAGCTGATAACATGTCCAATGGAAAAGGTGAATGATTTGGTTTATTTCTCGGGAGATAGGCTTGGGAACCTTATGGAAGTCCTCGGACTAAATGGGGGGTTGAGTGTTTTTACGGCGGAAGCAGAGACAAAGTCAACACTTGGCTCCGGACGGGGTAGTGCCGGGCCCGGACTTGCGGCGCAAAGAGATTCAGGATCGAATCCGCTACCTTAAGAAACAAATAAACTATGGTAAATTGTGGATGGCCCTGTTTTTTCTGGTCAGTCTTGGGGCGGTGGTCGATTTCCGCTTTCTCCCTCCCATATCAGAAAAAACGAGGCAGCTTCTGGGTGGATCCCCTCCTACCTCCCTCATCAGTGTGGCGCTGATCGTCTACGCCTTTTCTGCCCTTATCCTTATATTGGGCCATATGAACACCGGCCCCCGTCGTTTTCGGGGTTGGTCGCACATCGGCTATCTTTCTGCATTTTATCTGTTCTATTACTATGCCGGTGTGCTGCGGGATAATTTCTGGCCGGTGTTCATCGCCGGCCTGACGATTCTTGGTCTTGAGAACTATCGGGTCTGGTCCGGCTGCAGTGAAGCCATAAGGGAGGAAGAGAAGATACTGACGTCATTGAAAAAGTGATGGAGTTGTTACGAAGCCGTCAAGAGTAAAAGATCTGAGATCTCACATGGGTAGAATAATGGTAAAAGCTGTTCCCTTACCCGGCGTGCTCTCAACCTCGATATCACCGCCATGGGACTGGATGATTCCGTAGGAGACCGAAAGACCCAGGCCGGTGCCCTTGTGTCCCTTGGTGCTGAAAAAGGGATCGAAAAGTTTTTCTATGTTTTCTTCCGGAATACCGCAGCCGGTATCCTCGATTCGGATAGTGATGTGGTTCTTTGATGCATTCATCCCCGTCCTTATGCTCAGCTCTCCCCCCTGCGACATAGCCTGGCCTGCATTGATCATCACGTTAACGAGAACCTGTTCAATCTTAGAAGCGTCCATCGATATTTCCGGAAGCTCAGGGTCATACTCCTTGATTATTTTGATGTTTCTGAAATCGGCATGGTGTTCGATCAGGGCGGTTGTTTTATCAATGAGTTTTCTAACCGGCTGCATTACCTTTTGTGGATCGGAGACCCTGGCGAAGTCCAGCAGTTCCTTGACGATCTTGGAGCAGCGCTTTGCCTCATGAAGAACAGTTTGGCAATCCTCCACCAGACCATCGTCCAAATGTGGATCCTCGGCAATGAGAGAGGCATGGATCATGACCCCCGTAAGTGGATTATTGAGCTCATGGGCGATCCCCGCGACGAGTTCCCCGAGGGAGGCAAGTTTTTCCGAGCGGAGTAAAACGGACTGCATCTCCTTTATCTTGCGTGTGCGCTTCTCCACCCGGGTCTCCAGCGTCGCCGCCCATTCATCCTGTTCATCCTGAGCTTTTTTCAGTTTGACGGTCATGTCGTTGAATGCCTCAGCGAGTTCTCCCAATTCGTCCCCCGGCACTGATTTGATAAGGGGCCAATTTCCCTTGCCGACAGCCCGGGTGTGCTCCAGCAGTGTGTGAACCGGTTGGATGATCAGTCTCTTGGTGAGCAGGGTCAGGCAGAGCGAGATGGAGAGGATCAGAAAAATGATCTGAATGAGGGTATTGTTGCGATAATTGCTGATCATCGACAACATGGGATCAGCGGAAATGGTAATGTCCAGAAGGCCCAGAAAACCTGTATCCCGAGAGTGGGCATGGCATGCACCCGTCCAGCAGGTCTTCTCGTTATATATGGGTCTGGTCAGGCCGAGAACCTTTTTTTCATTACGGTCAAGGAACATTCCGCTTCGGGGCAAGGGGCAAGGTTTTTCCCTGGATATATCCTGGAACATTTTCCGGGACATATCACCATTATGGCAGCCCATACATGCCGGAGCCTGTTCCTTGTCAAGATTGGTGCCAATTTCGCTGCTTTGGGTAGAGAAAGCTATCATCCCCTCCTGGTTAAGGATCCTTATACGCTCGATCCCCTTCTGTTTGCCCATCTCCTCAATTGTAACTTGTATCTGATTCCGGTTGTTTTCCAGCATCTGATGAAATACAGCTCTGAAGATGGTCTCGCCCAGATGATCGAGGTCTGATACCGCGCTTTGAAGGAAGGCCTGCTTGAGGATGGATATATTGAAAAAACCGAAGAGGGCCGAGGTAAACAAGAGGACGATTCCCGTAATCAGCGAGATCTGAACGATCAGTTTCAGCCTCATGCCTGTTTCCTCCTCTCCCCCAGTTAGAACTCCAGGGGAAGATGCCTGCTATTCAGAATGATCTCTCACAGAAATATCGTGTTTTTTCAACAATGCCTGAAAATTGGGCCTCAACATCCCGACATCCTTGGCTGCCTGGGTGACAATCCAGTTGTTTCGTTCAAGAGCCTGAATAAGGAATGCGTGTTCAACCGGCTCGACCGCTTTTTCCCTGGCCTCTCTCTTGGCCTCCTTCAGGCTTTCGGCACTCTGGGGAACGGGATCCTCAATAATTTCTTCAGGAGAATCGTTGGTGGTGGACTGAATTTCCAGATCTTCTGGTTGGATAAGCTTGTTGTGGGTGAGCACGACCGCTCTTTCGATGATATTTTCCAGCTCTCTGACATTACCGGTAAAAGGATGCCGCGTCAGGATGGACATGGCGGCCGATGACATTCCCTGGATGTCCTTGCCGATGTCCTCGGAGAATTTTTTCAGGAAATGTCCGATGAGAAGGGGAAGATCACCTTCTCGATCAATCAGGGGAGGCAGGTTAATAGGGATGATGTTCAGCCTGAAGAAGAGATCCTGTCGGAAAAGCCCTTCGTTGACCATCTCATTCAGATCTTTGTTGGTGGCGGTTATGAGACGGATGTCAATGGGAATGGGTTTGGTTCCCCCGATGGGGGTTATTTTAAACTCCTGGAGGACCCGTAATAGTTTGCTCTGGGTGGCCAGACTGATGTTGGAAATCTCATCCAGGAAAAGAGTTCCTCCGTCAGCGACCTTGAACAGACCCGTTTTTGTCTGTATTGCCCCGGTGAAGGAGCCCTTGACATGTCCGAATAGCTCACTTTCCAGAAGGTTCTCCACCAGGGATGTGCAATCGACGGCGACAAAGGGCTTATTACAGCGCATGCTGTTTTTATGAATAGCCCTGGCAACCAGTTCCTTACCCGTTCCACTCTGACCGGTGATAAGGACCGTACTGTCAGTGGGAGCGACCTGCTTGATTCTGCTATATACCTTCTGCATCGCTTTGCTTTCACCGACAAAGATCTCAAAACCGTTCAGGTTTTGTCCAACTGCTGGATGGGCCCGCTGCATCTGAACGGTTCGCTGTTCCAGCGCTTTTTCGACCATATCGATGATCTGCTCGGGTGTGAAAGGTTTGGCAATATAATCAAAAGCCCCATTTTTCATGGCCTCCACGGCGGTATCTACAGTGGAATAGCCGGTGATGATGATAACCGGAACATCCGGCTGCAGGATTTTTATGGCCTTCAGGACCTCGATGCCATCCATCCCCGGCATTTTAAGATCCGTGATAACGATGTTAAATGGTGCTTTCTGGAGCTTTTCTATGGCCCCAAAGCCACTTTCAGAGGACTCTGCCTGGTAGCCCCTGCCTTCCATGACCCGGCAGATGCCTTTCCTGATCACCTCTTCATCATCGACTACAAGAACCTTTATGCCTGTCATGTCTCTACTCCTGGTAAGACCATAACACCACTCATGTTATTTTTATCATACAATTGTGAACTTTTACATTCCAGAAGACCATTGTGAAAAGTTATACTTTGCTATGATTTTTGTCAACAAAAAAGATTGCATAAAAAAGATTGTACCGGGCGGTTCTATTTGTTGACAATATTTCACAACTTTTCCTTGACAATGTGGTACATCTTTGCCAGCCTATAGTCATATGCTTGTCGATTGAGGTGGTGGTTGTCATGAGGTTTACGAAAGAGCTTTTTAGCGAATGGAGGTGTGATGATGGCGGATAAAATTTTTCGGGTTAACATGACGGATTTGACCGTCAGTATTGAAGATGTTCCGACTGACTGGCTGGGCCTGGGTGGCCGTGGGTTGACGTCAACCATTATTGCCACCGAGGTGCCTCCCACCTGCCAGCCGCTGGGGAAATACAATAAACTGGTTTTTGCTCCCGGACTGCTGTCCGGTACCCGGGCGGCGAATTCGGGGCGGCTGTCGGCCGGGGCTAAAAGCCCGTTGAGCGGCACCATCAAGGAAAGCAATGCCGGCGGAACGGCCTCACAGCTGCTGGCCCGCATGGGCATCAAGGCCCTGATTATTGAAGGGTTGCCGCAGAAAGATATTTTTTACAGCTTGAGAGTAAGTACCCAAGGGGTGACGATCAGCGAAGAAACGGCCTTGGCAGGCAAGGGCAATTTCGAGGTGGTGGATTCTTTGCCTGCTGGTGTCGGTGTCTTGACTATCGGCCAGGCGGGAGAAAACCGGATGGCGGCGGCCAATATTTCGGTCATGGATCCCGATGGGAAATTGCGCAGCCTGGGCCGGGGCGGTCTGGGCGCGGTGATGGGATCGAAAAAGATCAAGTATATTTTTATCGATCCGGCTGGGGCGCCGAAAACCGTGGCCCTGGTGGACGAAGAAAAATTTAAGGCGGCGGCCAAAGTATTCGTCAAAGCCCTCCATGATCATCCGGTTTCC includes the following:
- a CDS encoding HAMP domain-containing protein, whose protein sequence is MFNNFASKAIVPVALSLTGFVIVCSFFLYSAIKEDFMRNAVRQETSLADTVVRSTRYTMMTDDRESLCQVIDSIGAQEGIEHLRIFNKEGVIMFSSQSGELNQVVDKTTAGCIECHSGSEPKVRLGSMQLARHFVNARNHSVLAITAPIYNDEHCSAGDCHFHPAHQKVLGTLDIGLSTDSMDSCLLALRWKMTAFCLMVLILSVGGVSALLKRNLLLPIDQLIDYVKKVSGGKLDNDFPKGIREIETLGQIYLDMASEKDLAETELKKIRKADNMSNGKGE
- a CDS encoding menaquinol oxidoreductase, giving the protein MFLRRKQRQSQHLAPDGVVPGPDLRRKEIQDRIRYLKKQINYGKLWMALFFLVSLGAVVDFRFLPPISEKTRQLLGGSPPTSLISVALIVYAFSALILILGHMNTGPRRFRGWSHIGYLSAFYLFYYYAGVLRDNFWPVFIAGLTILGLENYRVWSGCSEAIREEEKILTSLKK
- a CDS encoding ATP-binding protein, with the translated sequence MRLKLIVQISLITGIVLLFTSALFGFFNISILKQAFLQSAVSDLDHLGETIFRAVFHQMLENNRNQIQVTIEEMGKQKGIERIRILNQEGMIAFSTQSSEIGTNLDKEQAPACMGCHNGDMSRKMFQDISREKPCPLPRSGMFLDRNEKKVLGLTRPIYNEKTCWTGACHAHSRDTGFLGLLDITISADPMLSMISNYRNNTLIQIIFLILSISLCLTLLTKRLIIQPVHTLLEHTRAVGKGNWPLIKSVPGDELGELAEAFNDMTVKLKKAQDEQDEWAATLETRVEKRTRKIKEMQSVLLRSEKLASLGELVAGIAHELNNPLTGVMIHASLIAEDPHLDDGLVEDCQTVLHEAKRCSKIVKELLDFARVSDPQKVMQPVRKLIDKTTALIEHHADFRNIKIIKEYDPELPEISMDASKIEQVLVNVMINAGQAMSQGGELSIRTGMNASKNHITIRIEDTGCGIPEENIEKLFDPFFSTKGHKGTGLGLSVSYGIIQSHGGDIEVESTPGKGTAFTIILPM
- a CDS encoding sigma-54 dependent transcriptional regulator; this encodes MTGIKVLVVDDEEVIRKGICRVMEGRGYQAESSESGFGAIEKLQKAPFNIVITDLKMPGMDGIEVLKAIKILQPDVPVIIITGYSTVDTAVEAMKNGAFDYIAKPFTPEQIIDMVEKALEQRTVQMQRAHPAVGQNLNGFEIFVGESKAMQKVYSRIKQVAPTDSTVLITGQSGTGKELVARAIHKNSMRCNKPFVAVDCTSLVENLLESELFGHVKGSFTGAIQTKTGLFKVADGGTLFLDEISNISLATQSKLLRVLQEFKITPIGGTKPIPIDIRLITATNKDLNEMVNEGLFRQDLFFRLNIIPINLPPLIDREGDLPLLIGHFLKKFSEDIGKDIQGMSSAAMSILTRHPFTGNVRELENIIERAVVLTHNKLIQPEDLEIQSTTNDSPEEIIEDPVPQSAESLKEAKREAREKAVEPVEHAFLIQALERNNWIVTQAAKDVGMLRPNFQALLKKHDISVRDHSE
- a CDS encoding aldehyde ferredoxin oxidoreductase N-terminal domain-containing protein, with product MADKIFRVNMTDLTVSIEDVPTDWLGLGGRGLTSTIIATEVPPTCQPLGKYNKLVFAPGLLSGTRAANSGRLSAGAKSPLSGTIKESNAGGTASQLLARMGIKALIIEGLPQKDIFYSLRVSTQGVTISEETALAGKGNFEVVDSLPAGVGVLTIGQAGENRMAAANISVMDPDGKLRSLGRGGLGAVMGSKKIKYIFIDPAGAPKTVALVDEEKFKAAAKVFVKALHDHPVSGEALPEYGTDILINIVNEVGGLPTRNFRYGQFDGHDKISGEKMRELIDARGGKPRHGCHPGCVIQCSQVFVDKDGKYVTSGFEYESIWAMGAGCCIDDLDVLAEADHLMDDMGIDTIETAV